The genomic stretch AAGCGAAGATGAGCAAAATAAGCAACCTCTCTCTAACTCAAGAAGAGCGCGACTTGCAGGAGTACAACAGCAATAAAGATTTGTGGGATGCAGCCAAAGCAAGCGGCGATAAAACCCAGATGGCATCCCTTGCAGCTCGGAATAAAGCTATTCGTGACCAATATGGAGTTGTGACCGATACAGGCAAGCTTCAGCACTTCTCAGAGGGCGGCATTGTTCAAGGGATGAGGGGACAAGCGGTTCCGGTTATCGCTCATGGCGAAGAGTTGATTCTAAATGCCAAACAACAAAGCAATTTGTTTCGACTGCTAGATTTCAAAATGCCTCAACTCAGCTTCTCGATGCCGAGTTTTTCGATGGCGTCCGGATCGCAAGAGTCCATTGTGAACCATTATTACTATAACGTTTCTACTGGGGACGTTAATATAGACGATCCTTCCACCGCTAAAACGTTCTGGTCGGAACGGGATGGCCTTGTTCGCAGAATTCAGTCGTCGGGAGGGAGTAAACAACGATGATCGAGGTGACGATTGAGCATAAAGGCGGTATAGATACATTCTCTTCTCTTGGACTCGGGCTCAAGAGAAGAGATATCCCCGTACTTCCTGAAACGAGGGAATACAACCAGGTCATCGCAGGTATGGACGGTGAGATCGATTTTGGTGTTGAATACGGTCCGCGAGTTATTGAACACGAATGTGTGCTGATGGCTGACAATCCAACATTCGACTACCACGAAAAGCTGGCGCGGATTGCCCAAATATTTAATGCGCGGAGCGGCGATATCATTTTAACTTATTCCGATATTCCGGGCAGGCGATACGTTGCCCGTTACGCCGGAACAATGAATATAGAAAAAATCATTTTCGATGGCAATCTTTCCATTCCGATGAAAATGCACAATCCTTTTCCGGAGTCGCCGCGAGATACCGTGCTTCGAGAGTATGGTCAAGGTTTGGAATATGGGCAGGGCTACGAATACAGCGCCTATTCGGTGCTCGTTACTTTAAGTGGTCAATCCTTCCAGATTGAAAACCAAGGAACGACAGAGGCGTTTCCTCTGCTTAGAATCACTGGCTCATGTACAAATCTATCATTATCGGATGGTCAGGACACATTCACATTTGGTGGTGTCATGACCAATGCTGTTCTTGAAGTGGACAGCAGCCAGAGGAAGAAAACAATCAAGTTGAACAATCAAAACGCCTTCTCTCAATCGAACGGCGTTTTTTTTATTCTCAAGCCAGGCATAACGAATTTTACGGCAAGCGGTATTAACCCGAATTTCTCCATTGAATTCATTTTCAGACACCAATATTTATATTAAGGAGGAGCAGACATGGCGTTCATCCCGAGACTTATTACCAAATTTCTCGACTTAGCCAATTTACAGCGCCACAATGATAACTTTTCGGATATACAGACGGAGCTGGATAAGCATGACCTTCATGTTGCAAATAAAAACAATCCGCACGATGTCACAGCAGCGCAAATAGGTGCAGAAACGCCAATAGGCGCGCAAAGCAAAGCAACCGCCGTTCAAAACAACTTAGATACCCACACGTCAAATACGGGCATTCACACAACACAAACGGAAAAAGATAAGTTAGCAGACATTTCGGCAGGAGCTGAGGTCAATCAGAACGCATTTTCTAAAGTTTCCGTTGCCGGACAAAGCGATGTGGACGCCGAATCAAAAACAGATACGCTCAATATTGCGGGTGGTATCGGTATTACGGTAACGACGAACCCGACAACGGATACTGTTACCATAACGGCAACAGGAACCGCAGCACCAGGCGCGCATGCATCAACTCATGTTACTGGTGGCTCGGATGTCATACCTGATGCAATAGCTAACGGAAACTCTGGACTCATGTCCGGAGAGGATAAAGCGGACATGGCTAAAATATACCTTTCTAACAGTCCTCCACTTAATCCAAGTGGTGGTAATACATGGTGGCTCGAAGACATGGGGGAGACACCTGATTTGGGAGGAGGTGGCGGTTTAATAATCGGTAATGCAAGCATGGCCGACGATGACGATGTATGGTTTGCAGAACTCACTTAGGGGGATAACGGTATGGCAACTAAAAATATACAGGTAAGATATAAAAACGGAGAAATCTGGGATGATCTTTATCCAAAAACGAAAGCGGAATTAGTTGAAGGGCTGACTCCACTCTTAGATAGCAAAGTAGATACGGTTGTAGGTAAAGGGCTCTCTTCAGAAGATTTTACCGCTGCTGAAAAGATTAAGCTGATTAACATAGCGCCTAATGCTAATAACTATGCTCACCCAACAGGCGCAGGAAATAATCATATTCCTACCGGCGGTGCAGTTGGTAACTTTTTAAAAAATAGTGCGTCAGGCACAGCTACATGGTCTGCCCTTGCAGCAACTGATATCCCAACTTTAGCATTGGCAAAAATATCGGATGCGGGTACGGCGGCAAGCAAAAATACAGGCACAGCATCAGGTAACATCCCTATATTAGACGCTAACGGCAAATTGGATGTTGGGACGCTACCGGCTATTGCGATAACAGATACATTTGTGGTAACTACACAAGCAGCTATGTTGGCATTGACAGTCGAGGTGGGAGATGTTGCAGTACGTACTGATTTAAGCAAATCTTTCATTCTAAAAACGAGTCCCGCAACGGTGCTAGCTAACTGGCAAGAGTTGCTTAACCCGACATCTCCAGTGCAAAGCGTTGCGGGAAAGACCGGTGCAGTTACACTTGTAAAAGGTGATGTAGGACTTGGAAATGTTGAAAACTACGCTATTGCTACACAGGCTGAAGCCGAGGCGGGTACAGTTACAAATAAATACATGTCACCATTACAAACCAAGCAAGCGATCATTAAGTTGACTGCTGATCTTGGCGGTGGCGACATGCTCAAGTCTGTTTACGACACTAATAATAACGGTAGGGTTGATAACGCCGATGCTGCTGACAGTGTGCCTTGGGCAGGCATTACCAGCAAACCTGCCACATTTGCACCTTCCACGCATCAACATAACGCATCAGATATCGATGCAGGCACACTAGCTGCAGACAGATTGCCTGATGCAACGGGGAGTGTTAAGGGAGCAGTTATACTTAATAACACAACAATATCAACCAGTGCCACTCAGGCAGCGACGGCTAATGCAGTACGTTTAGCTGCAGAAATTGCAAACTCCAAAAGTCGGATTGCTGTCTCGGCAAGCGCGCCAACCGATGCAGATGTATGGTATCAAGAAATATAAGGAAAGAAGGAAAAACATATGGCTAAAAATGTATTGCAAAAGCACTGGAATGGTACAGCGTGGGTGGAACTGCACCCGATTACAAAAGCATCCAATGTAATTGGCAACAACGGGATTAGCGTTGAGACCCAGTTGGCGAATACTACGGCAAACCTTAACGCAAC from Paenibacillus sp. FSL H8-0548 encodes the following:
- a CDS encoding phage tail domain-containing protein, whose protein sequence is MIEVTIEHKGGIDTFSSLGLGLKRRDIPVLPETREYNQVIAGMDGEIDFGVEYGPRVIEHECVLMADNPTFDYHEKLARIAQIFNARSGDIILTYSDIPGRRYVARYAGTMNIEKIIFDGNLSIPMKMHNPFPESPRDTVLREYGQGLEYGQGYEYSAYSVLVTLSGQSFQIENQGTTEAFPLLRITGSCTNLSLSDGQDTFTFGGVMTNAVLEVDSSQRKKTIKLNNQNAFSQSNGVFFILKPGITNFTASGINPNFSIEFIFRHQYLY
- a CDS encoding tail fiber protein, coding for MATKNIQVRYKNGEIWDDLYPKTKAELVEGLTPLLDSKVDTVVGKGLSSEDFTAAEKIKLINIAPNANNYAHPTGAGNNHIPTGGAVGNFLKNSASGTATWSALAATDIPTLALAKISDAGTAASKNTGTASGNIPILDANGKLDVGTLPAIAITDTFVVTTQAAMLALTVEVGDVAVRTDLSKSFILKTSPATVLANWQELLNPTSPVQSVAGKTGAVTLVKGDVGLGNVENYAIATQAEAEAGTVTNKYMSPLQTKQAIIKLTADLGGGDMLKSVYDTNNNGRVDNADAADSVPWAGITSKPATFAPSTHQHNASDIDAGTLAADRLPDATGSVKGAVILNNTTISTSATQAATANAVRLAAEIANSKSRIAVSASAPTDADVWYQEI